Proteins co-encoded in one Waddlia chondrophila WSU 86-1044 genomic window:
- a CDS encoding LOG family protein, with product MVKSEAYNDQIVKKIEGIIQDCGGKEGTFESELIKQQIQTSLRLIAEGHDTGQLKLITRALKELRYAYRIFNEYPGARRISFFGSARTQEDHPDYRTAEQFSIELAKNHWMCITGAANGIMKAGMAGQEAAGSFGLSIRLPFEVPTNAFIEGDPKLIHFRYFFTRKLMFMSHSDALAVFPGGYGTLDELFEMLTLIQTGRGNIIPIVLMEGPEGNYWKHWLDYVEKNLYEDGKICPEDMSLFYLAPTVEEGVQHITHFYRVYHSSRYIREKYVMRINQELNDSQLEELNEKYQRLVASGKIEQTGAFPEEDEYLDKLRISFHHTRMDFGLLRQMIDTINSF from the coding sequence ATGGTAAAATCGGAAGCGTACAATGATCAAATCGTTAAAAAAATTGAAGGGATCATTCAAGATTGCGGAGGGAAAGAGGGAACTTTTGAGTCTGAGTTGATCAAGCAGCAAATTCAGACTTCTCTTAGGTTGATTGCTGAAGGACACGACACTGGCCAACTGAAACTTATCACGCGTGCTTTGAAAGAGCTCCGCTACGCCTATCGAATCTTTAATGAATATCCAGGTGCGCGCAGAATCAGCTTTTTTGGATCGGCACGTACCCAAGAAGATCACCCTGATTATCGAACGGCGGAACAATTCAGTATTGAGCTCGCGAAAAACCATTGGATGTGCATTACAGGTGCGGCTAACGGTATCATGAAAGCGGGAATGGCTGGACAGGAGGCTGCAGGTTCGTTCGGTTTATCGATCCGCTTACCTTTTGAAGTCCCCACAAATGCTTTTATTGAAGGGGATCCGAAGCTGATCCATTTCCGTTATTTTTTTACTCGCAAGCTGATGTTTATGAGCCACTCAGATGCCCTTGCAGTTTTTCCTGGGGGATATGGAACATTAGATGAGCTGTTTGAGATGCTGACGTTGATCCAGACGGGGAGAGGCAATATTATCCCGATCGTCTTGATGGAAGGACCTGAAGGAAACTATTGGAAGCATTGGCTGGACTACGTTGAAAAAAATCTTTATGAAGATGGGAAGATTTGTCCAGAAGATATGAGCTTATTTTATCTGGCTCCGACAGTGGAGGAGGGAGTGCAGCATATCACTCATTTTTATAGAGTGTACCACTCAAGCAGATACATTCGAGAGAAATACGTGATGAGAATCAATCAGGAATTAAACGATTCTCAGCTTGAAGAGTTGAACGAAAAATACCAAAGGTTGGTTGCATCTGGGAAAATTGAACAGACAGGCGCTTTTCCCGAGGAGGACGAGTATCTTGACAAACTGCGCATCTCTTTTCATCACACCCGCATGGATTTTGGGCTTCTACGTCAAATGATCGATACGATCAACAGTTTTTAA
- a CDS encoding class I SAM-dependent methyltransferase, with protein MIFLFLLIFILSLVVVWTMKNGISPMPSSSKATNAIVFLLPEIEGTVYELGSGWGHLLFPLCERYPNNPVIGIESSPIPYLFSKILSLFLKKPNLILLRKNFFNHSLADASLIVCYLYPGAMEKLRDKFQKELHPGTTVISNTFAIPGWIPMKTYVLDDLYRTKIYLYRT; from the coding sequence ATGATTTTCTTATTTTTGCTTATCTTTATCTTAAGCCTTGTTGTCGTCTGGACAATGAAAAACGGGATTTCACCCATGCCTTCTTCATCCAAAGCGACGAATGCTATCGTTTTTCTTCTTCCGGAGATTGAAGGCACAGTTTATGAACTCGGCTCTGGATGGGGTCATCTTCTCTTTCCGTTGTGCGAGAGGTATCCCAATAACCCGGTGATTGGAATTGAGAGCTCCCCAATTCCCTATTTATTTTCAAAAATTCTATCTCTTTTTTTAAAAAAACCTAATTTGATCCTTTTAAGAAAAAATTTTTTCAACCACTCCTTAGCGGATGCTTCTCTTATCGTCTGTTATTTATATCCAGGCGCAATGGAGAAGTTAAGGGACAAGTTTCAAAAAGAGCTGCATCCAGGAACAACTGTCATCAGCAATACCTTCGCCATCCCTGGATGGATTCCGATGAAAACGTATGTTTTGGACGATCTTTATCGCACAAAAATCTACTTATACCGAACATGA
- the nrdR gene encoding transcriptional regulator NrdR, which produces MKCPYCGQKELKVIDSRESLDMNAIRRRRECLDCLRRFTTFETIELSVQVLKRNGMYEDFQQQKLINGLDAASRHTTISHDQVIALASQVTEELMAKQVREVSTTELGEIVMKKLQALDPIAYIRFACEYRRFKDIDELIEEIQSIELYRS; this is translated from the coding sequence ATGAAGTGCCCATACTGTGGACAGAAAGAGCTAAAAGTGATCGATTCCCGGGAATCCTTGGATATGAATGCAATTAGAAGGCGTAGAGAGTGCTTAGATTGCTTGCGTCGATTTACGACATTTGAGACAATAGAGCTATCCGTTCAGGTTTTGAAGCGGAATGGCATGTATGAGGATTTTCAGCAGCAGAAGCTGATCAACGGTCTTGATGCCGCTAGCAGGCATACAACCATCAGCCACGATCAGGTGATTGCCCTTGCGTCTCAAGTGACAGAAGAGCTGATGGCCAAGCAAGTACGTGAAGTCAGCACGACGGAACTAGGGGAAATCGTGATGAAAAAGCTGCAAGCTTTAGATCCCATTGCTTATATCCGTTTTGCCTGTGAATATCGGCGATTTAAAGATATTGACGAATTAATTGAAGAGATTCAGTCCATTGAGTTATACCGATCGTGA